From the Cohaesibacter intestini genome, one window contains:
- the cobM gene encoding precorrin-4 C(11)-methyltransferase, which translates to MTVYFIGAGPGAPDLITVRGLKLIQSCPVCLYAGSLVPESTVAEAPDGALVKDTAPMHLDEIIADIKEAHDKGQDVARVHSGDPSIYGAIAEQIRRLDDLGIPFEVVPGVPAFAAAAAALGTELTVPGIAQTIILTRTAMKSSSMPEGESLDKLGASGATLAIHLSVRNIPQIERDLIPHYGEDCPAVVAYRVGWPDQSFIRGTLSTIRKKVREAKITRTALILVGPAMGAKGFADSKLYDADFSHVLRVGTKGAVEDDA; encoded by the coding sequence ATGACAGTCTATTTCATTGGCGCCGGTCCCGGTGCGCCTGACCTCATCACCGTTCGTGGCCTCAAGCTGATCCAGTCTTGCCCGGTCTGCCTTTATGCCGGTTCGCTGGTGCCTGAATCCACCGTTGCTGAAGCTCCAGATGGCGCTTTGGTCAAGGATACGGCTCCGATGCATCTCGACGAGATCATTGCTGACATCAAGGAAGCCCATGACAAGGGTCAGGATGTGGCCCGGGTCCATTCTGGCGACCCATCAATCTATGGCGCGATTGCTGAGCAGATCCGCCGCCTTGATGACCTTGGCATTCCATTTGAAGTGGTACCAGGTGTGCCAGCCTTTGCTGCTGCGGCGGCTGCTTTGGGGACCGAGTTGACCGTACCGGGCATTGCCCAGACCATCATTCTAACCCGCACCGCAATGAAGTCTTCTTCCATGCCGGAAGGGGAAAGCCTCGATAAACTGGGCGCATCTGGTGCGACCTTGGCCATTCATCTCTCGGTCCGCAACATCCCGCAGATCGAGCGTGACCTGATCCCGCATTATGGCGAAGATTGCCCGGCTGTGGTTGCTTATCGCGTCGGCTGGCCAGACCAGTCCTTCATTCGCGGCACCTTGTCTACGATCCGCAAGAAAGTGCGCGAGGCCAAAATCACCCGCACGGCATTGATCCTTGTCGGTCCGGCCATGGGTGCCAAGGGGTTTGCCGATTCCAAACTCTATGACGCTGACTTCTCGCATGTCCTGCGGGTGGGAACAAAGGGCGCAGTCGAAGACGACGCGTAA
- a CDS encoding cobyrinate a,c-diamide synthase: MRPMTGTPGLILAASSSNSGKTTLSLGLQRLFIRKGLKVAPAKTGPDYIDPAFHAVASGRPSINLDPWAMAPEALRTRSHKQAKGFDMLFVEGVMGLFDGAANGQGSTASLARILNLPVILVLDVKGQAQTAAAIANGIKMHDPNVTIGGVILNRVGSEIHEGMLRDSFDKIGIPVVGAVRVSDDLSLPSRHLGLVQASEHHELSNKIDRIADHVGQYVDLDHMLSIAETGALANEHASAGPDHMLAPLGRHIAIAKDAAFTFIYPHLISEWREQGAEISFFSPLADEIPNPEADAIYLPGGYPELYLEQLDAASHFKASMKAAAKANILIFGECGGYMVLGREITSKEGVAFPMLDLLPISTSFNKPKLKLGYRKLSHKSNLPWPQDLNAHEFHFSQITWMGEAEPLFDAKAATGRDVGAMGQKVGSVHGSFAHIIAPSYADS, encoded by the coding sequence ATGAGGCCAATGACAGGCACACCCGGTCTGATTTTGGCGGCAAGCAGTTCCAATTCAGGCAAAACAACCCTGTCGCTCGGCCTTCAGCGGCTCTTCATCCGCAAGGGTTTGAAGGTGGCGCCGGCGAAAACCGGGCCGGATTATATTGATCCGGCCTTTCATGCGGTTGCGTCTGGCCGTCCCTCCATCAATCTCGATCCTTGGGCGATGGCGCCAGAGGCGTTGCGTACGCGCAGTCACAAGCAGGCCAAGGGCTTTGATATGCTGTTTGTCGAAGGCGTGATGGGCCTGTTTGACGGCGCGGCCAACGGGCAGGGGTCAACGGCGTCGCTCGCCCGGATCCTCAACCTGCCGGTTATTTTGGTACTGGACGTCAAGGGGCAGGCGCAAACCGCAGCCGCCATCGCCAATGGCATCAAGATGCATGACCCAAATGTCACCATTGGCGGCGTTATTCTCAATCGTGTTGGCAGCGAAATCCATGAAGGCATGCTGCGCGATTCCTTTGACAAGATCGGCATCCCGGTGGTCGGCGCAGTGCGCGTGTCGGATGATCTGTCGTTGCCTTCTCGGCATTTGGGGCTGGTGCAGGCCAGCGAGCATCATGAATTGTCCAACAAAATTGATCGCATCGCCGACCATGTAGGTCAATATGTCGACCTTGATCACATGCTGTCGATCGCCGAGACAGGCGCGCTGGCCAATGAACATGCGTCAGCAGGTCCCGACCACATGTTGGCCCCTTTGGGGCGCCATATTGCCATCGCCAAGGATGCTGCCTTTACCTTCATCTATCCTCATCTGATTTCTGAGTGGCGGGAACAAGGTGCTGAAATCTCGTTCTTTTCTCCGCTTGCCGACGAAATTCCAAATCCTGAGGCCGATGCAATTTATCTGCCCGGCGGCTACCCCGAACTTTATCTTGAACAGCTGGATGCTGCCAGCCATTTCAAGGCCAGCATGAAGGCTGCTGCTAAAGCCAATATCCTGATCTTTGGCGAATGCGGGGGCTATATGGTGCTGGGGCGTGAGATCACCTCGAAAGAGGGTGTCGCATTCCCGATGTTGGACCTTCTGCCAATCAGCACAAGTTTTAATAAGCCTAAGTTAAAATTAGGCTATAGAAAACTTAGTCACAAATCAAACTTACCGTGGCCACAGGACCTGAATGCCCACGAGTTCCACTTCTCCCAGATCACCTGGATGGGAGAGGCCGAGCCGCTGTTCGACGCGAAAGCAGCCACGGGTCGCGATGTTGGTGCCATGGGGCAAAAGGTCGGATCGGTGCACGGATCCTTTGCCCATATCATCGCTCCAAGTTACGCAGATTCGTGA
- the cobA gene encoding uroporphyrinogen-III C-methyltransferase, with protein MSTDPKLDTDSVSLFEGMPEFLPGWVWLVGAGPGDRGLLTLHAINAIRQADVIVYDALVDKSILSLAHSGVVTEYAGKRGGKPSPKQKDINLRLIALAKEGKRVLRLKGGDPLIFGRGGEEALQLVEEKVPFRIVPGITAGIGGLCYAGIPATHRAVNQSVTFLTGHDQTGELPSALDWDALAKGSQVLVMYMAMKHLSSIVDKLIAGGRRPEEGAAVVCNATTPEQRILVSTLGEIVEDLEKTDLAPPALFVIGDVVKLRAGLDWLGHVQYGKELISDPLAAPALHETVDA; from the coding sequence ATGTCGACTGATCCGAAACTCGATACCGACAGTGTGTCCCTTTTTGAAGGTATGCCGGAATTTCTTCCCGGCTGGGTATGGCTCGTGGGCGCGGGGCCCGGTGACCGTGGTTTGTTGACATTGCATGCCATCAATGCGATCCGGCAAGCTGATGTGATCGTGTATGACGCTTTGGTCGATAAGTCCATCCTCTCTTTGGCGCACTCTGGCGTCGTGACCGAATATGCTGGCAAGCGGGGCGGCAAGCCTTCACCAAAGCAAAAGGACATCAACCTACGCCTGATCGCCCTTGCCAAAGAGGGCAAGCGTGTCCTGCGTCTGAAAGGCGGGGACCCCCTGATTTTCGGCCGTGGTGGTGAAGAAGCGTTGCAGTTGGTCGAAGAGAAAGTCCCGTTCCGGATTGTACCGGGCATCACGGCAGGCATTGGCGGGCTGTGCTATGCGGGTATCCCTGCGACTCACCGCGCAGTAAACCAGTCGGTCACCTTCCTGACCGGGCATGATCAGACCGGTGAATTGCCATCCGCGCTCGATTGGGATGCCCTGGCCAAGGGGTCACAGGTCCTGGTCATGTATATGGCCATGAAGCATCTAAGCTCAATCGTCGATAAGTTGATCGCTGGTGGCCGTCGGCCCGAAGAGGGGGCAGCTGTTGTGTGCAATGCCACCACACCGGAGCAGCGCATTCTGGTATCCACGCTTGGTGAAATCGTTGAAGACCTTGAGAAAACCGATCTTGCACCACCAGCCCTGTTTGTCATTGGCGATGTGGTCAAACTGCGTGCAGGGCTCGATTGGCTCGGCCATGTGCAATATGGCAAGGAGCTGATTTCCGATCCACTGGCAGCGCCAGCTCTGCATGAGACCGTAGACGCATGA
- a CDS encoding cobalt-precorrin-5B (C(1))-methyltransferase — protein sequence MSEVEEKPEEGTALRRGWTTGACATAATKAALTALVTRAFPDPVTITLPKGQQPAFTLSFERLEDDLAQVGIVKDAGDDPDVTHGALVLSQVTWGLPGSGVTFKAGDGVGMVTRPGLPIPAGEPAINPVPRQLMREVVMNLSQEHGFSPDIEITISVRNGEKLAKKTWNPRLGIVGGLSILGTTGIVVPFSCSAWIHSIHRGIDVARAEKHGHVTGCTGSTSEKVVCSLYDFPDFAKLDMGDFVGGMLKYLRKNPIPRLTIGGGFAKLSKLAQGHMDLHSGRSQVDFDWMADFLADMGADAGLVERSRTANTAMAILEDAERCGVDVAGAVALRAQQEALRILRDAPVGVDIVVVSRDGRLLARTPVAMPEQRQSSDPA from the coding sequence ATGTCAGAAGTTGAAGAAAAACCAGAAGAAGGCACGGCACTGCGTAGAGGTTGGACGACTGGCGCATGTGCGACCGCAGCCACGAAGGCGGCGCTGACGGCCCTTGTCACTCGTGCTTTTCCTGACCCTGTAACTATCACTTTGCCCAAGGGTCAACAACCTGCCTTTACGTTGAGCTTTGAGCGTCTTGAGGATGATCTAGCTCAAGTCGGTATCGTCAAAGATGCCGGCGATGACCCCGATGTAACCCACGGTGCCCTTGTGCTTTCTCAAGTAACTTGGGGCCTCCCCGGCTCAGGCGTTACCTTCAAGGCGGGTGATGGTGTAGGCATGGTGACACGCCCCGGATTACCGATTCCTGCCGGAGAACCGGCCATCAATCCGGTACCACGGCAATTGATGCGCGAAGTGGTGATGAATTTATCACAAGAACATGGTTTCTCGCCAGATATCGAAATCACGATTTCGGTGCGGAATGGAGAAAAACTTGCCAAGAAAACATGGAACCCCAGACTGGGTATTGTCGGTGGTTTGTCCATCCTCGGCACGACGGGAATCGTTGTGCCCTTCTCCTGTTCGGCCTGGATCCATTCCATCCATCGCGGCATTGACGTGGCGCGCGCTGAAAAGCACGGGCATGTGACCGGCTGCACGGGATCGACTTCGGAAAAGGTGGTTTGCAGCCTCTATGACTTTCCCGATTTTGCCAAATTGGATATGGGCGATTTTGTCGGTGGCATGTTGAAATATCTGCGCAAAAATCCCATTCCACGCCTGACGATCGGCGGCGGCTTTGCCAAATTGTCGAAGCTGGCTCAGGGTCATATGGATTTGCATTCCGGCCGCAGTCAGGTGGATTTCGACTGGATGGCAGACTTTCTGGCCGACATGGGGGCGGATGCTGGTTTGGTCGAGCGATCGCGCACAGCCAATACGGCAATGGCCATATTGGAAGACGCGGAACGGTGCGGTGTTGATGTCGCCGGGGCTGTTGCCTTGCGGGCGCAACAGGAAGCCTTGCGGATACTTCGCGATGCTCCGGTGGGAGTCGACATTGTTGTGGTGAGTCGTGATGGCCGATTGCTGGCACGCACCCCGGTCGCGATGCCAGAGCAACGCCAATCAAGCGATCCGGCATAG
- the cobK gene encoding precorrin-6A reductase produces MGRRILILGGTSEARGLVKGLLDEGLHDVTLSLAGALGDGTEASFRDRLKKTDLSRLYIRIGGFGGPDGLSAYLQTEAIDLLIDATHPYAAQISHNAHQAANRCQIGFVRLERPAWEPLAGKSWIEAKDLNDAATCIPQGARVLLAVGRQSAKPFQARTDCHFLLRSIAPANVVDFGGNFSFCQAMPGKTIEEEIQLLQEKEISCLVTKNSGAKRSYHKIAAAHALGLDVVMIKRPILPDCRIFNNLDTILDWLKG; encoded by the coding sequence ATGGGCAGAAGAATCCTCATACTGGGCGGCACGAGTGAAGCACGCGGACTGGTAAAGGGCTTGCTCGATGAAGGATTGCACGATGTCACCCTCTCTCTTGCCGGGGCCCTGGGAGATGGGACAGAGGCATCCTTTCGCGATCGCCTGAAAAAGACCGATCTTTCCCGACTGTATATCAGAATTGGTGGTTTTGGCGGCCCTGATGGACTGTCTGCCTATCTGCAGACTGAAGCCATTGATTTGCTCATTGATGCGACACATCCCTATGCAGCGCAAATCAGCCACAATGCCCATCAGGCCGCCAACAGGTGTCAAATAGGGTTTGTCCGTCTTGAGCGCCCCGCATGGGAGCCTCTTGCAGGAAAGAGCTGGATCGAAGCGAAAGACCTGAACGATGCGGCGACATGCATACCGCAGGGGGCGCGGGTTCTGTTGGCGGTCGGTCGACAATCCGCAAAGCCCTTTCAAGCCCGCACCGATTGTCATTTCCTCCTGCGTTCAATTGCGCCAGCCAACGTTGTTGACTTCGGGGGCAACTTTTCCTTTTGCCAAGCCATGCCGGGCAAGACTATCGAAGAAGAAATCCAGCTTTTGCAAGAAAAAGAAATTTCTTGTCTTGTGACCAAGAATTCCGGTGCCAAGCGATCCTATCACAAGATAGCCGCGGCCCATGCACTTGGTTTGGATGTGGTCATGATCAAGCGTCCAATTCTGCCGGATTGTCGTATATTCAACAATTTGGACACCATACTTGACTGGCTGAAGGGCTGA
- a CDS encoding cold-shock protein — MATGTVKWFNPTKGYGFIEPAEGGKDAFVHISAVERSGLTTLTEGQKVEYEMVEGRNGKENADNLKVVG; from the coding sequence ATGGCAACCGGAACTGTTAAGTGGTTCAACCCAACAAAAGGCTATGGCTTCATCGAGCCGGCCGAAGGTGGCAAAGACGCTTTTGTTCATATTTCTGCGGTTGAACGTTCCGGCCTGACAACCCTAACCGAAGGTCAGAAGGTTGAATATGAAATGGTCGAAGGTCGCAACGGCAAGGAAAATGCTGACAATCTGAAGGTTGTCGGTTAA
- a CDS encoding LacI family DNA-binding transcriptional regulator: MPRPTLADVARVAGVSRMTASRALNDKPGMSDKTREDIQRIASEMGYVANPMARKLSSGRTHIIGVIAQLHTSFTGEMVMGIGTTIRGAGYEMLVYSLSDNDTQPPSSVVNLLQQVADGIIVLLPYEADYLEKLRDASLPVVTVETVFDEPTFPAVITDGYQGGRQAMTHLIELGHKRIGFITGNLKLLSARSRLKAYQDMVAQYDLDDDPALICEGDYMQLGGYDAAKQLLALENRPTAIFASNDVSAQGAMSAIREGGLSVPDDISLVGFDDIGLCEQMHPTLTTVHQPLQQMGRSAVNMLMAMISGLDVPFNQITLPTELVVRQSTAAPKTNRN, encoded by the coding sequence ATGCCAAGACCCACCCTTGCTGATGTTGCAAGAGTAGCAGGTGTCTCCCGGATGACAGCCTCTCGCGCACTCAATGACAAACCGGGCATGTCTGACAAGACAAGAGAAGACATTCAGCGCATTGCCAGCGAAATGGGCTATGTTGCCAATCCGATGGCGCGAAAGCTTTCGAGTGGTCGCACGCATATCATCGGCGTTATCGCCCAGTTGCACACCTCCTTCACCGGAGAGATGGTGATGGGCATCGGCACCACCATCCGGGGTGCTGGCTATGAAATGCTGGTCTACTCCCTGTCGGACAATGACACCCAACCTCCGTCCAGCGTGGTCAATTTGTTGCAGCAAGTGGCGGACGGCATCATTGTGCTGTTGCCCTATGAAGCGGACTATCTTGAAAAATTGCGCGATGCCTCCCTGCCTGTCGTGACGGTAGAGACCGTGTTTGACGAACCGACCTTCCCAGCTGTCATCACCGATGGCTATCAAGGAGGGCGGCAAGCCATGACACATCTGATTGAACTTGGCCACAAGCGCATCGGCTTCATCACCGGCAATCTAAAGCTTCTATCGGCCCGCAGCCGATTGAAGGCTTATCAGGACATGGTCGCGCAATATGACCTTGACGACGACCCGGCCCTGATCTGTGAGGGAGATTACATGCAACTGGGCGGTTATGATGCTGCCAAGCAGTTGCTCGCCCTTGAGAACCGCCCGACCGCGATTTTTGCCTCCAATGACGTCAGTGCACAGGGTGCCATGTCCGCCATCCGTGAAGGGGGACTTTCTGTTCCGGACGACATTTCACTGGTCGGGTTCGACGATATCGGTCTGTGCGAGCAGATGCACCCAACCCTGACCACCGTGCACCAGCCCCTACAACAGATGGGGCGCTCTGCCGTAAACATGTTGATGGCTATGATTTCCGGGCTGGACGTTCCATTCAACCAGATCACATTGCCAACGGAACTGGTGGTGCGACAGTCAACCGCCGCACCGAAAACAAACCGGAATTAG
- a CDS encoding extracellular solute-binding protein — MQLTLSNRITKLLCGVAVAGLLPVSGALADDAKVITSWDLQTQERTVATIRDAADRFEAANPGFKVEDSHIANDAYKTKLKIAFGANEAPCVFTSWGGGPLREYIKAGKVTNLTPYLEKNKDFADRFLPASFSPAKYQGDIYGLPVMGTAVAVVIYNKDIFKKLNIEPPKTWTELMDVVKVLNENKIAPFALANKAKWPGSMFFVYLADRIGGPEVFQKAADREPGGSFEDPTFIKAGEMLQDLVKAGGFARGYNGLDYDIGGSRRLLYSGRAAMELMGSWEFGSIANENPEFAKNVGFFTFPAVEGGKGNPNNAIGTMGDNYISINADCPYQDAAFDLLKFSTDDRAAELKMEDNKILPIKNAKVEDPYLAGVMEAVGKAPSIQLWYDQELAPALAEVHKDTTQQLLGLSITPEEAAAKMEAVAKGLANK; from the coding sequence ATGCAGTTAACGCTGTCAAACCGTATCACCAAACTACTCTGCGGCGTCGCCGTTGCTGGTCTGCTGCCTGTTTCAGGCGCACTGGCCGACGATGCCAAAGTCATCACATCCTGGGATTTGCAGACTCAGGAACGCACCGTCGCGACCATTCGCGATGCTGCAGATCGCTTTGAAGCCGCCAATCCCGGTTTCAAGGTCGAGGATTCCCACATTGCCAACGACGCCTACAAAACCAAGCTGAAAATTGCCTTCGGTGCCAATGAGGCACCTTGTGTCTTTACCAGTTGGGGTGGAGGTCCGTTGCGTGAATATATCAAGGCAGGAAAAGTCACCAACCTGACGCCCTATCTTGAAAAGAACAAGGACTTCGCCGACCGCTTCCTGCCCGCCAGTTTCTCACCCGCCAAATATCAAGGTGACATCTATGGCCTTCCGGTCATGGGCACAGCTGTCGCGGTTGTTATCTACAACAAGGATATCTTCAAGAAACTCAACATCGAGCCTCCCAAGACCTGGACAGAGCTGATGGACGTGGTCAAAGTTCTCAATGAGAACAAGATCGCTCCATTTGCTTTGGCCAACAAGGCAAAATGGCCGGGCTCCATGTTCTTCGTTTATCTGGCCGATCGCATTGGCGGTCCGGAAGTCTTCCAGAAAGCTGCTGATCGTGAACCCGGCGGCTCCTTCGAAGATCCAACCTTCATCAAGGCTGGCGAGATGCTTCAGGATCTTGTCAAGGCTGGTGGATTTGCCCGCGGATACAACGGACTTGATTATGATATCGGCGGTTCCCGTCGTCTTCTCTATTCGGGCCGTGCCGCAATGGAACTGATGGGCAGCTGGGAATTTGGCTCAATTGCCAACGAAAATCCCGAATTTGCCAAGAATGTCGGCTTCTTCACCTTCCCGGCGGTTGAGGGTGGCAAGGGCAATCCCAACAATGCCATTGGCACCATGGGCGATAACTACATCTCCATCAACGCCGATTGCCCTTATCAGGATGCCGCTTTCGACCTGCTGAAATTCTCGACCGATGATCGTGCAGCGGAACTGAAGATGGAAGATAACAAGATCCTGCCGATCAAGAACGCCAAGGTGGAAGATCCCTATCTTGCAGGGGTGATGGAAGCCGTTGGCAAAGCACCAAGCATCCAACTCTGGTACGATCAGGAACTGGCTCCGGCTCTTGCTGAGGTCCATAAGGACACCACACAGCAATTGCTTGGCCTTTCCATAACGCCTGAGGAAGCCGCAGCCAAGATGGAAGCGGTCGCCAAAGGGCTTGCCAACAAATAA
- a CDS encoding carbohydrate ABC transporter permease has protein sequence MSDGSVQSMTLRSRQSYRRAQKLAPIVFLAPAIILLSVFLLYPLIYSFELSFLDWNGLGDGARFTGFDNWERLLSDAVFWQSALNNIYLAVFSVLIQLPIAVLLAVVLDEASKGSRILKILYFIPLLMSSVALGVLFKNIFDPNFGPINSILTELGLYDWTQDWLGDPDFALGSVIAVVCWQNVPFYMVLFLAALSSFPREIVEAANLDGASQSTIFWRLKLPHLQGTFRTAVLLAVIGSMRYFDLVYVMTDGGPEHSSEMMATYMYHTVFNSFEMGYGSTIASAMFIIITVIAAVSMRLSKRFETEI, from the coding sequence ATGTCGGATGGATCTGTGCAATCCATGACACTTCGCTCAAGGCAATCCTACCGGCGGGCGCAGAAGCTGGCCCCGATCGTCTTTCTTGCCCCGGCGATCATTCTCTTGTCGGTTTTTCTGCTGTACCCGCTGATTTATAGTTTCGAGCTGTCGTTCCTCGATTGGAACGGGCTGGGTGACGGTGCGCGCTTTACCGGGTTTGACAACTGGGAGAGACTGCTCTCAGATGCGGTTTTCTGGCAATCAGCGCTCAACAATATCTATCTTGCGGTTTTCTCCGTCCTGATCCAGTTGCCGATTGCCGTTCTTCTGGCCGTGGTTCTGGACGAGGCATCAAAAGGATCCCGGATCCTCAAGATCCTCTATTTCATCCCGCTTTTGATGTCGAGCGTCGCGCTTGGCGTACTGTTCAAAAATATCTTCGACCCCAATTTCGGCCCCATCAATTCGATCCTCACCGAGCTTGGGCTTTATGACTGGACGCAAGATTGGCTGGGCGACCCGGATTTTGCGCTTGGCTCTGTCATTGCCGTCGTCTGCTGGCAAAATGTGCCTTTCTATATGGTGCTGTTCCTTGCTGCCCTGTCCTCATTCCCCCGCGAGATCGTTGAGGCGGCCAATCTGGATGGTGCCAGCCAGTCCACCATCTTCTGGCGCCTGAAGCTGCCCCATTTGCAGGGCACCTTCCGCACCGCCGTGTTGCTCGCGGTTATCGGCTCCATGCGTTACTTCGACCTCGTTTATGTGATGACGGACGGCGGGCCGGAGCATTCTTCGGAAATGATGGCGACCTACATGTACCACACCGTCTTCAACTCCTTTGAGATGGGGTATGGCAGCACCATTGCCTCGGCAATGTTCATCATCATCACGGTGATCGCCGCCGTTTCCATGCGCCTGTCCAAACGCTTCGAAACGGAGATCTGA
- a CDS encoding carbohydrate ABC transporter permease, protein MQKKAFKISKVAFPALGLFWLLVTTLPFLFVAFTSFKGLQETYTNPVWMPPESWNFDNYLQLLNSSFLIYLRNSVFVISVSVALIVLVSSMAAYALARLKFRFNGLLFGLIVAGMIVPLHVTLVPIYLMIRNMGLYDTMFALIGPYVACSLPISVFILTEFMRQVPKELEEAAFLDGCGPFKIFFKIFFPLSGPGISTVAIYNGIMLWNEFVFAYVLTSSPDTRTLPLAVWDFQGQYAADIPAILAVVTLSTLPLIIVYAIGQEKIVNGMMAGSLKG, encoded by the coding sequence ATGCAGAAGAAAGCCTTCAAAATCTCGAAAGTTGCCTTTCCCGCGCTTGGCCTGTTCTGGCTGCTGGTGACCACGCTGCCCTTCCTTTTCGTGGCCTTTACCAGCTTCAAGGGATTGCAGGAAACCTATACCAATCCGGTCTGGATGCCGCCCGAAAGCTGGAATTTTGACAATTACCTCCAGCTTCTCAATAGCTCCTTCCTGATCTATCTGCGCAACTCGGTGTTCGTCATATCCGTATCGGTTGCGTTGATCGTGCTGGTCAGCTCCATGGCAGCCTATGCGTTGGCGCGGCTGAAATTCCGCTTCAACGGCCTGCTGTTCGGGTTGATCGTCGCGGGCATGATCGTGCCACTCCACGTCACTCTTGTGCCCATTTATCTGATGATCCGGAATATGGGTCTGTATGACACCATGTTCGCCCTTATCGGTCCTTATGTTGCCTGCAGTTTGCCGATTTCGGTGTTCATTCTGACCGAATTTATGCGTCAGGTGCCTAAAGAACTGGAAGAAGCAGCCTTTCTTGACGGCTGCGGCCCGTTCAAGATTTTCTTCAAGATCTTCTTCCCTCTCTCCGGGCCGGGCATCTCAACGGTAGCCATCTATAATGGCATCATGCTGTGGAACGAATTTGTCTTCGCTTATGTGCTGACCAGTTCGCCGGACACCCGCACCCTGCCGCTCGCCGTTTGGGACTTTCAGGGCCAGTATGCAGCCGACATCCCGGCGATCCTTGCTGTGGTGACCCTCAGTACGCTTCCCCTGATCATCGTCTACGCCATCGGTCAGGAAAAGATCGTCAACGGCATGATGGCCGGATCCCTGAAAGGATAA
- a CDS encoding ABC transporter ATP-binding protein, protein MTSIHLDNAAKRFGRATVLNDINLEIEDGEFCVFLGPSGCGKSTLLRMIAGIETLTQGELKIGDQRMNEALPAERRVAMVFQNYALYPHMSVYENMAFGLKQAKTPKDQIVARVGEAARILQIENLLERKPKELSGGQRQRVAIGRAIVRQPAVFLFDEPLSNLDAALRVHMRTEIANLHRKFPEASMIYVTHDQTEAMALADKIVLLRAGDDVITKGSIAQTGSPLELYHRPKNLFVAGFLGSPSMNFLPVTLVAASEDGARVKLDSDEELFVPVSAGHLPIGSKLTLGIRPEHMTPVGEAVTEQVFSRALNAVENFGEYSFLYLSESTDAPMIAKVSDETEVSLRGAIKFQIRPELCHLFDEAGDALTHLNPAPKSISFDATAL, encoded by the coding sequence ATGACCAGCATTCACCTTGACAATGCAGCGAAACGGTTCGGCCGTGCCACCGTCCTCAATGACATCAATCTGGAAATCGAAGATGGCGAGTTCTGCGTCTTCCTTGGGCCATCGGGCTGCGGCAAGTCGACCTTGCTGCGCATGATTGCTGGCATAGAAACCCTCACACAGGGCGAGTTGAAAATCGGAGACCAGCGCATGAACGAAGCTCTGCCAGCAGAGCGTCGCGTCGCCATGGTGTTCCAGAACTACGCGCTCTACCCTCACATGTCGGTCTATGAGAATATGGCCTTTGGCCTCAAACAGGCAAAGACACCCAAAGATCAGATTGTTGCGCGCGTCGGTGAGGCGGCTCGCATCCTGCAGATCGAAAATCTGCTGGAACGCAAGCCCAAAGAACTCTCGGGCGGTCAGCGTCAACGCGTTGCCATTGGCCGGGCCATTGTGCGCCAGCCTGCCGTCTTCCTGTTCGATGAACCGCTCTCCAACCTCGATGCCGCCTTGCGGGTGCATATGCGCACCGAGATTGCCAATCTGCATCGCAAGTTCCCCGAAGCCAGTATGATCTATGTAACCCACGATCAGACCGAAGCGATGGCCTTGGCGGACAAAATTGTCCTGCTGCGGGCGGGCGATGACGTGATCACGAAAGGCTCGATCGCCCAAACCGGTTCACCGCTTGAACTTTACCATCGGCCCAAAAATCTGTTTGTAGCGGGTTTTCTTGGCTCCCCGTCGATGAACTTTCTGCCCGTTACCCTTGTGGCGGCCAGCGAGGATGGTGCTCGTGTCAAGCTTGATAGCGACGAGGAATTGTTTGTTCCGGTCTCTGCTGGACATTTGCCGATCGGTTCAAAATTGACGCTCGGAATCCGCCCCGAGCACATGACACCGGTTGGTGAAGCGGTAACAGAGCAGGTCTTCTCGCGCGCCCTCAACGCCGTTGAGAATTTTGGCGAATACAGCTTCCTCTATCTCTCTGAAAGCACGGATGCTCCGATGATCGCCAAGGTTTCGGACGAAACGGAGGTCAGTCTTCGTGGCGCGATCAAGTTCCAGATCCGGCCTGAGCTTTGTCACCTGTTCGACGAGGCTGGTGATGCGCTCACACACCTCAATCCCGCACCAAAATCCATCAGCTTTGATGCCACGGCGCTCTGA